A region of Streptomyces halobius DNA encodes the following proteins:
- a CDS encoding TIGR02678 family protein, with the protein MSTLANQLAAAEREEVARGIRLLLARPLLTEAGDPPGFDLVRRRREPLAKWFDYTCGWSLVVEPRRGYARLAKVRADADASRPARRPRSGRAPFDRRRYVLLCVTAAELLSVPMTTIGLLADRVVQATAADQTLPAFDPVHRSERMAFVDVLKLLESYGVLRAVDGATEAYVESAEAKVLYRVDTTLLMRLSAAPVGASRLAVPPDEVPLRFAELLAGLVRERRYGGSPEAAGDGTMEEVRSEPAASDAQRNLRLRHSVLRRLFDDPVLYRADLTEEELTYVTSLTGRQLLRRSVDQAGFVLEERAEGFLLVDPDALATDFRFPDDTSTARVAALLLLEPVCAMPAGMLPEQLAEAGADLLRRFPRWAKAYQSEDGAARLAEDAVRVLCDVGLVRRAGGRVVARPAAYRYRVAETTSTGADERHRQGKGTRPRETASTTAACGGREEGDKQ; encoded by the coding sequence ATGAGCACGCTGGCCAACCAGCTGGCCGCCGCCGAACGGGAAGAGGTAGCCCGCGGCATCCGCCTGTTGCTTGCCCGACCACTGCTCACCGAGGCCGGCGACCCGCCCGGCTTCGATCTGGTACGGCGCCGCCGGGAGCCGCTGGCCAAGTGGTTCGACTACACCTGCGGCTGGAGCCTGGTGGTGGAGCCCCGCCGCGGGTATGCGCGGCTGGCCAAGGTTCGTGCCGACGCCGATGCCTCCCGCCCGGCTCGCAGGCCGCGTTCCGGCCGGGCCCCCTTCGACCGTCGGCGCTATGTGCTGCTGTGCGTGACCGCGGCCGAGCTGCTGTCGGTGCCGATGACGACCATCGGCCTGCTCGCCGACCGCGTCGTCCAGGCCACGGCAGCCGATCAGACGCTGCCCGCCTTCGACCCGGTCCACCGGTCGGAGCGGATGGCGTTCGTCGACGTGCTGAAGCTGCTGGAGTCATACGGTGTGCTGCGGGCCGTGGACGGTGCGACGGAGGCGTACGTGGAGTCGGCGGAGGCCAAGGTGCTCTACCGCGTGGACACCACCTTGCTGATGCGGCTGTCCGCGGCGCCTGTCGGGGCCTCCCGGCTGGCCGTGCCGCCGGACGAGGTGCCGCTGCGGTTCGCGGAACTGCTCGCCGGGCTGGTGCGGGAACGGCGTTACGGCGGAAGCCCCGAAGCGGCCGGTGACGGGACGATGGAGGAGGTGCGGAGCGAGCCCGCCGCCTCGGACGCACAGCGCAATCTGCGGCTGCGCCACTCGGTGCTGCGCCGCCTCTTCGACGACCCCGTCCTCTACCGAGCGGACCTCACCGAGGAAGAGCTGACGTACGTCACTTCCCTGACAGGCCGCCAGCTCCTGCGCCGCTCGGTCGATCAGGCCGGCTTCGTCCTGGAGGAACGAGCCGAGGGATTCCTGCTCGTCGATCCGGACGCGCTCGCCACCGACTTCCGCTTCCCCGACGACACGTCCACCGCCCGGGTCGCCGCGCTGCTGCTTCTGGAGCCGGTCTGCGCCATGCCCGCGGGGATGCTGCCCGAACAGCTCGCCGAGGCCGGCGCTGATCTCCTGCGCCGCTTTCCCCGCTGGGCGAAGGCGTACCAGTCCGAGGACGGGGCGGCGCGGCTGGCAGAGGACGCCGTGCGGGTGCTGTGCGACGTCGGGCTGGTCCGCCGGGCCGGGGGCCGCGTCGTCGCACGCCCGGCCGCGTACCGCTACCGCGTCGCGGAGACGACGAGCACGGGCGCGGACGAGAGGCACAGGCAGGGGAAGGGCACCCGCCCGCGCGAGACGGCGAGCACGACGGCCGCGTGCGGCGGTCGGGAGGAGGGAGACAAGCAGTGA